The nucleotide window CCAGGCCGAGTTCGCGGGCGCCCTGGACGACCGACTGCGCCGCCGTCGCCTCCTCGAGGTGGCCGCGGGCGGGCGGGGTGCCGGGTTCGTCGGCCGCGCGCGTGCGGCCGTACGGGAGGTAGCCGATCTCGCCCGCCGCGCCGGTCGCGCCGCGGAACACCCGGCCGTCGACCATCAGGCCCATGCCGACGCCGGTGCCGATCGTGATGCAGCCGAACACCGACGCGCCGCGCGCGGCCCCGCTCTCCCACTCGCCGACGGCGGTGAGGTTCGCGTCGTTCTCCACCATCAGGTCCGGCCCTAGCACCGCTTCGAGGTCGTCGATCAGCCCCGCGCGGCCCCAGCCCGGCAGGTTCGGCGCGTGCCGGAAGCACCGCTTCTCCGGATCGGCGACGCCGGGGGAGCCGACCACGCGGACAACGATGTCGCCCGCCGACAGCCCGGCCTCCGCGATCGCCGCCGCCGCGATCTTCCCGACCGCCGTCACCAGCGCCGCGCCGGAGCGCGCGGTGTTGCGCTCGTCGCGGCGCGCCACGACCACGCGGCCGAGGTCCGACACCGCGACCCGCAGGTGCTCGCGGCCGATGTCGACGCCCAGCACGTACCCCGCGGTGGGATCGGCCTCGTACAGCACGGCCGAGCGCCCGGTGCCGGTGGACGTCTGCCCGGTCGGCCGCGCCAGGCCGGCCGCCTCCAGCGCCAGCAGCGCCTGGCTGACCGTCGGCTTCGACAGCCCGGTGTCCTTCGCGACCTGCGGCCGGGTCGCCGGCCCGCCGCGGCGCAGCAGGTCGAGCACCGCCCGCTGGTTGATCTTGCGCATCCCGGCGGGGGTACCGACCGTGGGAACTTCTACGCCGGCCACCCGTGCCCGCCTCCTGTCGTCCTCGTGCTGCCTGCCACGCTAGCCGCCCGACCCCCGTGCCCGCCGGAATACCCGCACTTCGCGGCCCGTTGACCGGTGCATGAGCACTCCGGGACGCGGCCGGGTCCGCGTGGCAAGCGGCGCGAAGCGGGTACGGGTGTTCCTCGGCGGGCAGGTCGTCGCGGACACGGTGCACCCCCTCCTGGTGTGGGAAGTTCCGTACTACCCCACGTACTACATCCCGCGCGCGGACGTCGTGAGCGGTGTTCTCGTCCCCTCCGGCCGGACGGCGCACTCGCCGAGCCGCGGAGAAGCTGTTCTGTCGACGATAAAGGGTGCCGGAGCCGAGGCGGTGGACGGCGCGCTGGAGTACCCGGATTCGCCGATCGAGGAGCTCCGCGGCCACGTCCGCTTCGAGTTCTCCGCGTTCGACTGGTTCGAAGAGGACGAGCAGATCTTCACGCACCCGCGCGACCCGGGCGTCCGCGTCGACGTCCTGCCGAGCTCCCGCCACGTCCGGATCGAGGTCGACGGCGTCACGGTCGCCGACTCGGTGCGGCCGCACCTGCTGTTCGAGACCGGCCTGCCGACCCGCTACTACCTGCCCCGCGTGGACGTCCGGATGGACCTGCTTTCCCGGATCGACACGGTGACGCACTGCCCGTACAAGGGCGCGGCCGAGCACTTCGACGTGGCCGGGCACGCGGACCTCGCCTGGAGCTACCCGACACCGCTGCCCGAGAGCATCCGGGCCGCCGGGCTGGTGGCGTTCCTCGACGAGAAGGTGGACGTGTACGTCGACGGGGTGCGGCAGGACCGCCCGAAGACGAAGTTCGCGTAGGCCTTCAGGCGCCGAAGACGGCTCGCACGGCCGCCTCGTCGCCTTCGATGTCGAGTGCGGCCTCGGTCTCGTCGAAGGCGAGCACGCCCGCGGCCAGGCCGAGCACGAGGGCGGCGCCGGCCCGCACGACGGCGTCGAGCGCGCGTCCGTCGTGCCGGCCCACCTCGACGCCCGAGCGCGTGGCCCGGACCTGGACGAGCTGGTCGTCGACCGCGATGCCGACCGTCGCCTGCCGTCGCGCGGTCACCCGGCCGCCGAGCAGGGCCGGGAGGGCGACGACGAGCCATTCGCCGCGGAACCGGTCGTTTCCGGGGCCGCGCACCATCAGCGGCGCCGACCAGCGGACGAGACCTTCGACCGGTTCGCGCAGCCCGGCACCCCAGGGCGTGAGGGCGTACACGATCCCGTTGCCTTCCGCGGCCGGCCGTCGCTCGACCACGCCGGCGTGCTCGAGGTCGCGGAGCCGGTCGGCCAGCAGGTTGGTGGCCACGCCGGGGAGCCCGTCGAGCAGCTGCCGGTACCGCGCTGGCCCGATGAGCAACTGGCGGACGACGAGCAGGTTCCACCGGTCGCCCACGACGTCGAGCGCCCGGGCGAGTCCGCAGTACTGACCGTAGCTCCGGCTCATGGTCCCTCCACTTGACAATCGCAAGTCCGCTTGACTATATCAAGTGCAGCCGATCTTGAGGAGCCGTCATGACCGTTCTCCCGGCGATCACCGCCCTGCGCACCGCCGGAGAGCGCGGCGACGCCGACGCGGTCGCCGAACTGCTGGCGCCCGACGTCGTCTTCCACTCGCCGATCTCGGCGCGGCTCCGCTTCGAGGGCAAGGCCGAGGTCGCGGCCCTGCACCGGGACATCTTCGCCGTCCTGGCGGATCTCGAAACCACCGAACCGCTCGTGTGCGGCGACACGGGCTCGTTCACGTTCCGTGCGCGCGTCCGCGGCGTCGAACTCGAAGCCGTGAACGTGATCCGCGTCGACGAGCAGGGCCGGATCGTCGAGTGCAAGGTGTACGCCCGTCCGCTCCCGAGCCTCGCGACACTGTTCTCGGCGCTCCCGCCGCGCGTGGCGGCGCGGCGGCGCGGACGTCTCACCGGAGCGCTCGTCGCGCTCGCCACCCGGCCGCTCGCCTTCGTGCTGCGCGCGGCCGACCGGGTGGCCCCGAAGCTCGTATAACGCCCTATGCCTCAGGCCGCGTGCCGGCCGTGTGCCTGCCGCCGGAACGGGCGGGGGCGCGGCCGGCCCGTCGCCGGGGCGTCCACAGTGGACCCGGACGTCGCCGCGCCGTCGTCGGCCGTGGCCGCCGGGAGCGGGGTGCCCGCGTCGCGGTGGCCCCGGTGCACCGCGTACAGCAACGCCAGCCCGAGCACCACGAGCAGGTGGGTCGCCAGGCGGGACAGCGTCACCTGGCCCGCCGCCAGGTCGCCCGCCGACAACACCAGCAGGACCCCGACGAACCCCGTCAGCAACGGCAGCTGGCCGCCCGCCGTGCGGGGGAGGAGGGCCGCCGTCAGCAGGCCGATGCCCACCGCCAGGTTCCACGCGCCGCTTTCGTGGCCGACATGGATGCCACCGTGAGCCGTGTCGATCAGCTGCGCGAACGCCAGCCCGAGCTGACCGATCGCCACCACCGCCAGCGCGATCCGGCGTCCCCAGCGCTCACCGCTCGGCGCCGGCGTGCGCTCGAGGATCGCCGCGGTCAGGTCCGGCACCGGCGGGGCCGGGCGCAGCAGCATCGTGCGTCGCAGCCGTTCGGCGCCGGCGAACCACGCCCGGCACTCCGCGCAGGTCGCCAGGTGCTCGTCGGGCGACACCGGTTCGGCCTCGCCGTCCAGTCGCGCCGACAGAGCTTCGCGGCAGTCCTCGCACCTCATGGTCCACTAGTCGGACGGCGGATCCGAAAAGTTCCCGGTCACTGCTATGTTCCGGATCATGACCCACCGTGAGGACGACGACCGCGTCACGGCCCTGGCCCTCTCCGCCGGCCGCGGCGATCGGCGTGCCCTGGAAGCGTGGGTCCGCGCCACCCAGGCCGACGTCTGGCGGTTCCTCGCCCACCTCACCGACACCGCCGCGGCCGACGACCTCACCCAGGAGACGTACCTTCGCGCCTTCGGCAGCCTTCGCCGCTTCGCCGGGCGTTCGTCGTCGCGGACCTGGCTGCTGTCGATCGCACGCCGGGTGGTCGTCGACCAGCTCCGGGCCGCCGGCGCGCGGCCCAAGATCGCCGACACCGACTGGGAAGCCGCCGCCGAGCGCACCCGCGATCCGGCGGCGGGCTTCGAGGACCTCGTCGAACTCCGCCTGCTGCTCGACGGGCTGGAGCCGGACCGGCGCGAGGTGCTCGTGCTGACCCAGGTCCTCGGTCTTTCCTACGCCGAGGCGGCCGACGTCTGCGGCTGCCCGGTCGGCACCGTCCGCTCGCGCGTCGCCCGCGCCCGGGAGGACCTCATCCAGGCCCGGCGCGCCCGCGGGGCCGGCTGAACCGGCCCGCTGGGCCGTCCGGCGCTGTGGCGGCGCACACATTCGGCGGCTTTCGCTGTCATCTCGTCACAGAGATGCGCGAACCCGACTACTCCGCGTTGACGCACCTCGCGGGGGTCCTTAGCGTGGCGCGCACCCCGCCACCACCCAGCAAGGGATTCCCGATGGCCCGTCCCACCACCGAACCACCCGAGCCCGGGCAGGTCGGCCGCCGCCGTTTCCTGACCTACCTGGTCGCCGCGCCCACGCTCACCGTCGCCACCAAGCTCACCGCCGACGCCGTCGCCCCGGCCAGTGCCGAAGCCGTCGTCCCGACCCTGCCGCAGCCGGCGGAGATCCTCGACCTCGGCGACGTCCTGACGCTGTCGTGCGCGCCGACCGCCGGGATGCTCGTGCTCGAACTGACCGCCGACGGCCGGGCGCGGCTGCAGCTGCCGCGCGCCGAGGTCGGCCAGGGCATCACGACGGCGACGGCGATGCTCGTCGCCGAAGAGCTGGACCTGCCGCTCGACCGGGTCGACGTCGTTCTCTCCGACGCCCGCACCGAGCTGCTGTTCAACCAGCTCACCGGTGGGTCGAACACGATGCGCTCGCTCTACGACCCGGTCCGCGCCACCGCGGCGACCGCGCGCGCCCGGATGGTCGCCGCGGCCGGGGCGCGGTGGGGGACCGACGCGTCACGACTGTCCACACGCGACGGTGCGGTGTGGGCGCCCGACGGGCGCAGCGCCTCCTACGGCACCCTCGCCGGGCCGGCGTCGCGGACGGACCTGGCCACCGGGGCCATCGCGCCGAAGGCCGAGTCGGCGCACACGCTCGTCGGGACGCCGACGTCGCGCCAGGACGCCCGCGCGATGGTCACCGGGAAGCAGGTCTACACGCTCGACCTCGACGTCCCCGGCGCGAACCCGGTGATGGTGCGGCGCCCGCCGACGATCAACGGCACCGTGAAGAAGGTCAACAACGAAGCCGCCGTCCGGGCCATGCCGGGGATCATCGACATCGCCGTCGTGAAGACCGGGGTCGCGGTGATGGCGGAGACGTTCGGCCAGGCCCTCGACGGGAAGAACGCCCTCGACGTCACCTGGGGGCCGGGCACGGTCGACGGCGAGGACGACGAGACGATCAAGAAGAAGCTGCGGGCCGCGGCGCTGCCGTTCGTGGTGCCGCCGCTGCTGACCCAGTACGTCGACGGCGAGTTCGACTTCGCCTTCGCCGGCCACGCGCCGATGGAGTCGAACTCCGCCGTCGCGGACGTCCGCGAGGACAGCGCGACCATCTGGGCCGGGCTCAAGTCGCCGATCGTGGCCAAGCAGACCATCGCGCAGGAGCTGGGGCTGCCGGAGAACAAGGTCACCGTGCACGTCCAGCAGGGCGGTGGGTCCTTCGGGCGGCGGCTGTTCTTCGACGCCGCGCTCGAAGCCGCGCACATCTCGAAGGCGATGAAGAAGCCGGTGCGGCTGATGTGGAGCCGGATCGACGACATGCGCCACGGCCGGGCGCGCGCGGCGAGCTACCACCGGATCCGCGCGACCTTCGCGCTCGGGCAGGTGCTGACGTTCGAACACCGCGTCGCGAGCGTCGAAACCGACTGGAGCCACGGGCTCGGCGAGATCCTCACCGCGTTCGCGGCGAAGCTGCCCGTCGGCGGCAACCTGAGCTTCGCGCAGACGGTGTTCCTGCTGACGGTGAAGTCGCCGTACAACTTCGGCGTCACGACGCAGCTGCTCAACGAGGTGCCGCTGAAGTTCCACACCTCGGCGTGGCGGTCGGTCTACTCGGCGAACACCCGCGGCGCCGAAGAGATCATGGTCGACGAGATCGCGAAGAAGCTCGGCAAGGACCCGGTGGCCTTCCGGCGCGAGTTCATCAAGGAGCCGCGGCAGCGCGCGGTGCTCGACAAGGTCGCCGAACTCGGCGAGTGGGGCAAGAAGATGCCGGCCGGGTTCGCGCAGGGCGTCGCCGTGCACGGCGAGTACAAGTCCTACACCGCCTGCCTGGTCGAGCTGGACGCGCGCGACCCGAAGCACCCGCGCGTCACGAAGGCGACGATCGCGGTCGACGTCGGCAAGCCGGTGAACCCGCGCGGGATCCAGGCGCAGATGCTCGGCGGCCTGACCGACGCGATTTCGACGACGCTCACCGCGGGCCTGCACATCGACAAGGGCCTGCCGCTGGAGGGCAGCTACTCGCAGTTCCACTACGCGCGGCAGAAGAACTCGCCGACCGACGTCACCGTGCACGTCATGCCGGCCAACGGGTCGGACATCGGCGGCGCGGGCGAGCTCGGCCTGCCGGCTCCGGTCGGCGCGATCGCCAACGCCTACGCCCGGGCGACCGGGACCAAGCCCCGCAGCTTCCCGATCACCTTCCCGGTCGACTTCGACCCGTTCCCGCGCTGAGGAGAGTCACCGTGCCGAACTACACCTTCGTGGTGAACGGGCAATCCGTCACCGTCGACGCGCCCGCCGACCTGCCGATGCTGTGGGCGCTGCGCGACAAGCTCAAGGTCCGCGGGCCGAAGTACGGCTGCGGCATCAACGTCTGCAAGGCCTGCACCAGCCACCTCGACGGCGAGGCGTTCAACCCCTGCGTCACGCCGGTGTCGGAGTGCGCCGGGCGCGAGGTCACGACGATCGAGGGCCTGGCCGACGGCGACGAGCTGCACCCGGTCCAGGAGGCCTGGCTGGAGCAGGACGTCGCCCAGTGCGGCTACTGCCAGCCGGGTCAGATCATGGCGGCGGTCGCGCTGCTGAAGAAGACGAAGAACCCGACCGACGCCGACATCGACGCCATCCAGAACGTGTGCCGCTGCGGCACGTACTTCCGGATCCGGGAGGCGATCAAGAGCGCGGCCGCCAAGCTGGCCTGACCAGGGCGGCACTTTCACGTGAAAGTGCCGCCCGCGAATGCGGAGGTTCGACAAAAGAACCTCCGCATTCGCGGTTCCTGTAGCAAGTTCACCCGAACGTGGTGGCCTCGTTCGGGTTAGATGTCGGTCTCGGACCTCGACGAAGAGGCCGGGACCGGAGGCCACCATGCACTACCAGGCGCTTCTGTCCGACGGACGCGCGTCCCGGGTCGCCTCGCTGGCCGCCGAGGTCGAGCGGAAGCTGCCGGAGCTGATCGACAGCACCGTGCGGCAGATCCTCGCCGAGATGCCCGTGTACGCCGACGCGCGGTTCGTTTCGCACGCCGAGCTCCGGAACTCGGTGCGCGCCAACCTCGAGCACGTGATGCGCACGCTGCGCGGCTCGGACGTCCCGGACCTGTCGCAGGCCCGCGTCACCGGCCGGGCGCGGGCCCTGCAGGGTGCGCCGCTGCCGGAGCTGCTGCGGGCCTACCGGATCGGGCTGACCGAGGTGTGGCACCGGTTCGTGGAGCTGACCGCGGTCACCCAGGACCTGGCCGCGCTGGTCGCGGCGACGACGGCGATCTGGGCCCTGATCGACGACCTCGCCGAGGCGTTGACGACGGCCTACCGCGACACGACGGCGGAAGTGATGGTGGCCCACCAGAACCGCCGCTCGGCACTGGTGGAGGCCCTGTTCGCGGGCGGCGCGGCGACCGAGGGCGCGCTGTGGGACATCGCCCGCGTGCTCGACCTGTCCCTGGACGGCACGTTCGTCGTCGCCGCCGCGGAAACCCCGCGGCTGGGCCAGGAACCGCTGCCGCAGATCGAGGCCCGCTTGCGCGCCCTGCAGCACGCGTCGGCGTGGCGCCTGACCCCGGACCTGCAGGTCGGCGTGGTCTCCCTGCGCGATCCCGCCGCCGCATCGGCGATCGTCTCGTTGGTGCGCGAGCACCCGGTGGGCCGGGTCGGGATGAGCCCGGTGTTCACCGGCCTCGGCAACACCGCCCGGGCGCTGCATCTGGCGCGGGTGGCGCTGTCGAGCATGACGCCGGGGACGTCGGGCCTGGTCCAGTTCACCGAGTCCCCGCTGGCCGGGCTGGTGGCGAGCGCTCCGGAGGCGTCGGTCCAGCTGGCCCACCACGTCCTCCAGCCGGTCCTCGACCTCCCGGGCGACGACCGCAACGTGCTCCTGCTGACGCTGCGCGCGTGGTTCGACTGCCAGGGCTCGACGAAGCTGACATCGGAGCGGATGTTCTGCCACCCCAACACGATCCGCCACCGCCTGAAGCGCATCACGGAGGAACTGGGCCGGTCCCTGACGAACCCGGCGGACATCGCCGAGCTGGGCGCGGCGCTGCGGGCCCTGAACCTGTTCCCGGAGGCGACCCACCTGCCGGCACCGCGCCGGTAGCCGGCCCGGGCCGAGCTCTCGCGCCGGAGTTCGTCAGCGCACGCCGGGCCCGTACCGCCGAACTCGC belongs to Amycolatopsis tolypomycina and includes:
- a CDS encoding ROK family transcriptional regulator; translation: MAGVEVPTVGTPAGMRKINQRAVLDLLRRGGPATRPQVAKDTGLSKPTVSQALLALEAAGLARPTGQTSTGTGRSAVLYEADPTAGYVLGVDIGREHLRVAVSDLGRVVVARRDERNTARSGAALVTAVGKIAAAAIAEAGLSAGDIVVRVVGSPGVADPEKRCFRHAPNLPGWGRAGLIDDLEAVLGPDLMVENDANLTAVGEWESGAARGASVFGCITIGTGVGMGLMVDGRVFRGATGAAGEIGYLPYGRTRAADEPGTPPARGHLEEATAAQSVVQGARELGLGTAKSAREVFRLAREGDELARRAVETEADRLAYTVASVAAVIDPELIVLGGGMGTAADLLLEPIDRALRAFTPLVPKVVQGELGEDAVLTGAISVGLRAAEGLVFDRRVGAA
- a CDS encoding DUF427 domain-containing protein; amino-acid sequence: MSTPGRGRVRVASGAKRVRVFLGGQVVADTVHPLLVWEVPYYPTYYIPRADVVSGVLVPSGRTAHSPSRGEAVLSTIKGAGAEAVDGALEYPDSPIEELRGHVRFEFSAFDWFEEDEQIFTHPRDPGVRVDVLPSSRHVRIEVDGVTVADSVRPHLLFETGLPTRYYLPRVDVRMDLLSRIDTVTHCPYKGAAEHFDVAGHADLAWSYPTPLPESIRAAGLVAFLDEKVDVYVDGVRQDRPKTKFA
- a CDS encoding winged helix-turn-helix transcriptional regulator — translated: MSRSYGQYCGLARALDVVGDRWNLLVVRQLLIGPARYRQLLDGLPGVATNLLADRLRDLEHAGVVERRPAAEGNGIVYALTPWGAGLREPVEGLVRWSAPLMVRGPGNDRFRGEWLVVALPALLGGRVTARRQATVGIAVDDQLVQVRATRSGVEVGRHDGRALDAVVRAGAALVLGLAAGVLAFDETEAALDIEGDEAAVRAVFGA
- a CDS encoding nuclear transport factor 2 family protein, which encodes MTVLPAITALRTAGERGDADAVAELLAPDVVFHSPISARLRFEGKAEVAALHRDIFAVLADLETTEPLVCGDTGSFTFRARVRGVELEAVNVIRVDEQGRIVECKVYARPLPSLATLFSALPPRVAARRRGRLTGALVALATRPLAFVLRAADRVAPKLV
- a CDS encoding zf-HC2 domain-containing protein; translated protein: MRCEDCREALSARLDGEAEPVSPDEHLATCAECRAWFAGAERLRRTMLLRPAPPVPDLTAAILERTPAPSGERWGRRIALAVVAIGQLGLAFAQLIDTAHGGIHVGHESGAWNLAVGIGLLTAALLPRTAGGQLPLLTGFVGVLLVLSAGDLAAGQVTLSRLATHLLVVLGLALLYAVHRGHRDAGTPLPAATADDGAATSGSTVDAPATGRPRPRPFRRQAHGRHAA
- the sigC gene encoding RNA polymerase sigma factor SigC, which codes for MTHREDDDRVTALALSAGRGDRRALEAWVRATQADVWRFLAHLTDTAAADDLTQETYLRAFGSLRRFAGRSSSRTWLLSIARRVVVDQLRAAGARPKIADTDWEAAAERTRDPAAGFEDLVELRLLLDGLEPDRREVLVLTQVLGLSYAEAADVCGCPVGTVRSRVARAREDLIQARRARGAG
- a CDS encoding xanthine dehydrogenase family protein molybdopterin-binding subunit, with product MARPTTEPPEPGQVGRRRFLTYLVAAPTLTVATKLTADAVAPASAEAVVPTLPQPAEILDLGDVLTLSCAPTAGMLVLELTADGRARLQLPRAEVGQGITTATAMLVAEELDLPLDRVDVVLSDARTELLFNQLTGGSNTMRSLYDPVRATAATARARMVAAAGARWGTDASRLSTRDGAVWAPDGRSASYGTLAGPASRTDLATGAIAPKAESAHTLVGTPTSRQDARAMVTGKQVYTLDLDVPGANPVMVRRPPTINGTVKKVNNEAAVRAMPGIIDIAVVKTGVAVMAETFGQALDGKNALDVTWGPGTVDGEDDETIKKKLRAAALPFVVPPLLTQYVDGEFDFAFAGHAPMESNSAVADVREDSATIWAGLKSPIVAKQTIAQELGLPENKVTVHVQQGGGSFGRRLFFDAALEAAHISKAMKKPVRLMWSRIDDMRHGRARAASYHRIRATFALGQVLTFEHRVASVETDWSHGLGEILTAFAAKLPVGGNLSFAQTVFLLTVKSPYNFGVTTQLLNEVPLKFHTSAWRSVYSANTRGAEEIMVDEIAKKLGKDPVAFRREFIKEPRQRAVLDKVAELGEWGKKMPAGFAQGVAVHGEYKSYTACLVELDARDPKHPRVTKATIAVDVGKPVNPRGIQAQMLGGLTDAISTTLTAGLHIDKGLPLEGSYSQFHYARQKNSPTDVTVHVMPANGSDIGGAGELGLPAPVGAIANAYARATGTKPRSFPITFPVDFDPFPR
- a CDS encoding (2Fe-2S)-binding protein — protein: MPNYTFVVNGQSVTVDAPADLPMLWALRDKLKVRGPKYGCGINVCKACTSHLDGEAFNPCVTPVSECAGREVTTIEGLADGDELHPVQEAWLEQDVAQCGYCQPGQIMAAVALLKKTKNPTDADIDAIQNVCRCGTYFRIREAIKSAAAKLA
- a CDS encoding PucR family transcriptional regulator; this encodes MHYQALLSDGRASRVASLAAEVERKLPELIDSTVRQILAEMPVYADARFVSHAELRNSVRANLEHVMRTLRGSDVPDLSQARVTGRARALQGAPLPELLRAYRIGLTEVWHRFVELTAVTQDLAALVAATTAIWALIDDLAEALTTAYRDTTAEVMVAHQNRRSALVEALFAGGAATEGALWDIARVLDLSLDGTFVVAAAETPRLGQEPLPQIEARLRALQHASAWRLTPDLQVGVVSLRDPAAASAIVSLVREHPVGRVGMSPVFTGLGNTARALHLARVALSSMTPGTSGLVQFTESPLAGLVASAPEASVQLAHHVLQPVLDLPGDDRNVLLLTLRAWFDCQGSTKLTSERMFCHPNTIRHRLKRITEELGRSLTNPADIAELGAALRALNLFPEATHLPAPRR